Below is a window of Ananas comosus cultivar F153 linkage group 9, ASM154086v1, whole genome shotgun sequence DNA.
CCAAGCTTTATTTTCACCCATTAAATGCTGAtcttttatatcttttttttacttttaattgcTTTTTAAAAGTCAGCTCAGTGGGCGGGGAGAAAGAATGGTACTTCTTCTGCCTGAGGGGACGGAAATACAGGAACAGCATCAGGCCTAACAGGGTTACTGGGTCCGGATTTTGGAAGGCGACTGGCATCGATCGGCCGATATGTTCTTTGACCAAATCTGGCGAGTGCATCGGGCTCAAGAAGTCGTTAGTTTACTACCGAGGAAGCGCGGGAAAGGGCACGAAAACGGACTGGATGATGCATGAGTTCCGCCTTCCACCGGCCGACAGCAAGAATGGCGACAATACAAACCCTTCCCTGCAAGAAGCTGTAAGATTTCTCGTACCTTAAATTCTTAGATGAACTCTTTTGAATGTACATACCATGCCTGAAAAGTTTGTCAGGAGCATGTTTGTGTTTGGCCGGACTTCTGAAACAACTATTTTACTCAATAAATAAGCTAGCTTTCGCACGCTCTAGCAAAAGTGTGCTGCTATAGTGGGTATAGCTCAAGAAGAGATTCTTGTTGAAAAAATAAGTAGTACTTATTTAAATGACTCCACTTAAACTACACTTCTGAAGATCCACCGTATACATTTACTAACAGGAAATTTGGACGATATGCCGGATATTCAAGCGAAACATTACATATAAGAAGTACCCCCAAGATTGGAGAGAAGCGACGAGCAAGAAGATCCGGAGCGATGATGCGAGCTCAAAGTCGAATAGCTTCGAGTCCGAGTCCGGAGACGAATTGATCAGGTGCTATAATGCAGCCCCTGTGATTTTGCCGCAGCAACAACCTGATGATCATCAGCGTAAGGTGGCCTACAACAACTTTGAAGAGAAAAACCAATACATGTTCCAAGGACAATATTGGAACACAATAACACCCCAAACTCCATTAATGGCGTTTCATGCAAATAATAACACATACATTAATCCTCCCATGAATGAGTTTGTGAAGGACAATTGTTGGGATGAGCTTGGGAGAATAATGGAGGTTGTGACAGATCCAAGTGCAATTTGTGGATGGAGATATACTTAAATGAGCTTATTGTGTCTCCTCTTATTTCCAATTTCATATGTAATTAACTTATGAGCTCAATGAGGGGGTATACAAATTAAAGCTTTCACACTGCTAGCTACGTACACACATTAATTATGGGTTAGTTTACACAGAGTTGAGTGTAACCTTGTAATAATAGctcagaatatttttttttttttNATCCTCTGATGTATGGATAtatattaaagagaaaaatataaagtgattttcataatattattttccttttctcgCCCTTTTTTCcactttttaatataaatgcttagtttctttttcttctttgcgttcatctctttctcctttcactaagtatatattaatcaaattaaatttactatttataattaaataggtaaacttcaaataccactcataTGGTTTTGCAcattctcattttagtacccacTGGTTTagagtgtattaagttagtaccctgtggtttcttttttttttttttcgtcaactCCTCCgtcaatattttgttaaattatatacaaaaaacttcagataccccacatagatttatcgaatatttactttaataccctttagttttaactttgtcactgatttaacgaaaaaaaattagtactatggataataaaaaaaaaatcataaggtGCTAAAtggatacactttaaaccacaaaatactaaaatgagaaaatacgaaaccatatGGGTGGCATTTAAAGTTTTACCTaattgaatttatgaattttaggtcatttatgttaataaaaaatctgcaaaaataacTCCTAGCCCTAACCCTACGTTAATCCTATATTAGTAGAAGCACACATAATTATCTACAagtacattttcttttttttttctaataatagATTGACACGTAATGCATGAGCACTGGTACCATGCGTCTTGAAATTGAAGGACACATATTTAGTGTGAAAATAGAATAAGTTCGAAAATGATGGATACTTCAAAAACTATTGAAACAATCAATCCACGTGCCTATCTTATGAAAGTAATATGAGCATATTCATTCCCTATGagacaaaataatttaataaatttatatggCAATATCAAAATGGATCCAAAAAATCTATTCTACATGCCTATATGCTAAAACTGGTTGTCACTTGTCAAaagagataaaattaaaaaaggaaactATTCTCTCGTGCACACATTCAAACATTACAATTATTAATTTGAATAGTCAAACAGTAGACAAGTACACACTGGTGATTCTGGTCTCGTCTCTCACTATTGTGTTGAAAACACATTCCATATGAAGACTTTTTTACGACAAGCATATTAAATATAGTAActaaatttaaacattttagaCTAGTAATTTAGACATAACGAGTTATTAACGCTGATAGGCGGAGTCGCTATAGTTAGTATCAAAACTGATTTACCAGTCGAAAGTGTGAAATGAGCCTCACATTCCCAAAAGTGTGAGGTGGGTGCGAGAAACTTACACGTGATGTGTGACGGATGca
It encodes the following:
- the LOC109715174 gene encoding transcription factor JUNGBRUNNEN 1-like, with product MNMKSGNGDRQGEEELVEEAVEDEEDVELPGFRFHPTDEELVGFYLRRKVEKKQLSIEIIKEMDIYKYDPWDLQLSSVGGEKEWYFFCLRGRKYRNSIRPNRVTGSGFWKATGIDRPICSLTKSGECIGLKKSLVYYRGSAGKGTKTDWMMHEFRLPPADSKNGDNTNPSLQEAEIWTICRIFKRNITYKKYPQDWREATSKKIRSDDASSKSNSFESESGDELIRCYNAAPVILPQQQPDDHQRKVAYNNFEEKNQYMFQGQYWNTITPQTPLMAFHANNNTYINPPMNEFVKDNCWDELGRIMEVVTDPSAICGWRYT